A part of Spiribacter vilamensis genomic DNA contains:
- the atpG gene encoding F0F1 ATP synthase subunit gamma has product MSGAKEIRTQIKSVGNTQKITTAMEMVAASKMRGAQQRMQAALPYADKMRQVIRHLARANPEYRHPFLTVPETEDRVGYIVISSDRGLCGGLNNNLFRTMIKDLREQEAAGREVRLCTVGSKGIQFFSRLPPTIIAEVSQLGDKPALADIIGTVKVMMDQYAEGSLDRVVLCYNRFVNTMTQKPVMEQILPLPITEDDDSTRSAHSWDYLYEPSPAEALDQLLERYIESLVFQAVVENIACEQAARMVAMKSASDNAGKLIDDLNLAYNKARQAAITTELSEIVAGAEAV; this is encoded by the coding sequence ATGTCCGGCGCGAAAGAAATACGCACTCAGATCAAGAGTGTCGGCAACACGCAGAAGATCACCACGGCCATGGAGATGGTCGCGGCCTCGAAGATGCGTGGGGCGCAACAGCGCATGCAGGCCGCGCTTCCCTATGCCGACAAGATGCGCCAGGTCATCCGGCACCTGGCGCGGGCCAATCCGGAGTACCGGCATCCTTTCCTGACGGTGCCTGAAACCGAGGATCGGGTCGGATATATCGTTATATCCAGCGACCGCGGGCTCTGCGGCGGACTCAACAACAACCTGTTCCGTACGATGATCAAGGATCTGCGAGAGCAGGAGGCCGCCGGTCGCGAGGTCCGCCTGTGCACCGTCGGTTCGAAGGGGATCCAGTTCTTCAGCCGCCTGCCGCCGACGATCATTGCCGAGGTCTCGCAGCTCGGCGACAAGCCGGCGCTGGCCGATATCATCGGCACGGTCAAGGTAATGATGGATCAGTACGCGGAGGGAAGCCTCGATCGGGTCGTCCTCTGCTACAACCGTTTCGTCAATACGATGACGCAGAAGCCGGTGATGGAGCAGATCCTGCCGCTGCCGATAACCGAGGACGACGACAGCACCCGCTCCGCCCACAGCTGGGACTATCTCTACGAGCCGTCCCCGGCCGAGGCGCTGGATCAGCTCCTCGAGCGGTATATCGAGTCCCTGGTTTTCCAGGCCGTGGTCGAGAACATCGCCTGTGAACAGGCCGCACGCATGGTGGCCATGAAGTCCGCTTCCGATAACGCCGGCAAACTGATCGACGACCTGAATCTCGCCTATAACAAGGCGCGTCAGGCGGCGATTACCACGGAGCTCTCCGAGATCGTGGCCGGCGCCGAAGCCGTCTAG
- the atpD gene encoding F0F1 ATP synthase subunit beta, whose amino-acid sequence MSSGKVVQIIGAVVDIEFPRDSVPKIYDALDIKANNLVLEVQQQTGDGVVRAIAMGTTDGLQRGVEVTNSGEPISVPVGEKTLGRIMNVLGEPVDEVGDVGAEQRWPIHRKAPSYAEQAGSTELLETGIKVIDLLCPFAKGGKVGLFGGAGVGKTVNMMELIRNIATEHAGYSVFAGVGERTREGNDFYHEMKDSDVLDKVALVYGQMNEPPGNRLRVALTGLTMAEFFRDEGRDVLMFIDNIYRYTLAGVEVSALLGRMPSAVGYQPTLAEEMGVLQERITSTQKGSITSIQAVYVPADDLTDPSPATTFAHLDATIVLARSIAELGIYPAVDPLDSTSRQLDPQVVGQEHYDTAQDVQQVLQRYKELQDIIAILGMDELSEEDKQSVTRARKLQRFLSQPFFVAEVFTGAPGKYVSLKETIRGFRAIVDGEHDDLPEQAFYMVGTIDEAVEKARNL is encoded by the coding sequence ATGAGTTCAGGAAAGGTCGTCCAGATCATCGGTGCCGTGGTGGACATTGAGTTCCCCCGCGACTCCGTCCCGAAGATCTATGACGCACTCGATATCAAGGCCAACAACCTGGTCCTCGAGGTGCAGCAGCAGACCGGCGACGGCGTCGTTCGGGCCATCGCCATGGGCACTACCGACGGCCTCCAGCGCGGTGTCGAGGTGACCAACTCGGGGGAACCGATCTCCGTACCGGTGGGCGAGAAGACGCTCGGGCGCATCATGAATGTGCTTGGTGAGCCCGTCGACGAGGTCGGTGACGTCGGCGCGGAGCAGCGCTGGCCGATCCACCGCAAGGCTCCGTCCTACGCCGAGCAGGCCGGATCCACCGAGCTGCTCGAGACCGGCATCAAGGTCATCGACCTGCTCTGCCCGTTCGCCAAGGGCGGCAAGGTCGGCCTGTTCGGGGGTGCCGGTGTCGGCAAGACCGTCAACATGATGGAGCTGATTCGCAATATCGCCACCGAGCATGCCGGTTACTCGGTGTTCGCCGGTGTCGGTGAGCGGACCCGCGAGGGTAACGACTTCTACCACGAGATGAAGGACTCCGACGTCCTCGACAAGGTGGCACTGGTCTACGGGCAGATGAACGAGCCGCCGGGCAACCGCCTGCGTGTCGCGCTGACCGGCCTGACCATGGCGGAGTTCTTCCGTGACGAAGGCCGCGACGTGCTGATGTTCATCGACAACATCTACCGCTACACCCTCGCTGGTGTCGAGGTCTCCGCCCTGCTCGGCCGCATGCCGTCGGCGGTGGGTTATCAGCCGACCCTGGCCGAGGAGATGGGCGTCCTGCAGGAGCGCATCACCTCCACCCAGAAGGGCTCGATCACGTCGATCCAGGCGGTCTACGTGCCGGCGGACGACCTCACCGACCCGTCGCCCGCAACCACCTTCGCGCATCTCGACGCCACCATCGTGCTGGCCCGCTCGATCGCCGAGCTGGGTATCTACCCGGCCGTCGACCCGCTCGACTCCACCTCGCGGCAGCTCGACCCGCAGGTGGTCGGCCAGGAGCACTACGATACGGCGCAGGACGTCCAGCAGGTACTGCAGCGCTACAAGGAGCTGCAGGACATCATCGCCATCCTCGGCATGGACGAGCTCTCCGAAGAGGACAAGCAGAGCGTGACGCGGGCCCGGAAACTCCAGCGGTTCCTGTCGCAGCCCTTCTTCGTGGCCGAGGTCTTCACGGGCGCGCCCGGCAAATACGTGTCGCTCAAGGAGACCATTCGTGGCTTCCGTGCCATCGTCGACGGCGAGCATGACGATCTGCCGGAGCAGGCGTTCTACATGGTCGGCACGATCGACGAGGCCGTCGAGAAGGCCCGCAACCTGTAA
- a CDS encoding F0F1 ATP synthase subunit epsilon: MATTMHIDIVSAEESVHSGTASFVSARAVGGEVGIYPRHVPLLVQLKPGEVTVRDESGEDQFFYVSGGTMEVQPDVVTVLADAATRARDIDEAAAEQARKRAEDALANRSSEMDYARAQAELVEAAAQLRTVQKIRKAANRT, translated from the coding sequence ATGGCGACTACCATGCATATCGACATCGTGAGCGCCGAGGAGTCGGTTCACTCCGGCACGGCCTCTTTCGTCTCGGCACGGGCCGTCGGTGGCGAGGTCGGCATCTACCCGCGCCACGTCCCGCTGCTCGTGCAGCTGAAGCCGGGCGAGGTCACGGTGCGCGATGAATCCGGGGAAGACCAGTTCTTCTACGTCTCCGGCGGTACCATGGAGGTCCAGCCGGACGTGGTGACGGTGCTCGCCGACGCCGCGACACGCGCCCGGGATATTGACGAGGCCGCCGCGGAGCAGGCGCGCAAGCGGGCCGAAGATGCCCTCGCCAATCGCAGCAGCGAGATGGATTACGCCCGCGCCCAGGCCGAACTGGTCGAGGCCGCCGCCCAGCTACGAACCGTCCAGAAAATCCGCAAGGCCGCCAACCGGACCTGA
- the atpA gene encoding F0F1 ATP synthase subunit alpha, with protein sequence MQLNSTEISDLIKQRIEGFESVAEARNEGTVVSVSDGIIRIHGISDVMQGEMLELPGETYGMALNLERDSVGAVVLGDYSHLNEGDTVRTTGRILEVPIGEGLLGRVVNTLGEPIDGKGAITFDQTAPVEKVAPGVIDRQSVDQPVQTGLKAIDSMVPVGRGQRELIIGDRQTGKTAVAVDAIINQKNTGIKCIYVAVGQKASSIANVVRKLEEHGALDNTIIVAASAAESAALQFIAPYAGCTMGEFFRDRGEDALIVFDDLSKQAVAYRQVSLLLRRPPGREAFPGDVFYLHSRLLERAARINEADVERRTNGEVKGKTGSLTALPIIETQAGDVSAFVPTNVISITDGQIYLETDLFNAGIRPAINAGLSVSRVGGSAQTKIVKKLGGGIRLALAQYRELAAFAQFASDLDEYTRKQLERGERAMEILKQGQYAPLSVAFMALSLFALNEGYLDDLDNKKVSDFEATLHQHVANNAVELMQKINDTGDYTDEIKDQLTAVLDDFKATGTW encoded by the coding sequence ATGCAACTCAATTCCACGGAAATCAGTGACCTGATCAAACAGCGCATCGAGGGCTTCGAGTCCGTCGCCGAGGCGCGTAACGAGGGGACGGTGGTCAGTGTCAGCGATGGCATCATCCGTATCCACGGCATCAGCGATGTCATGCAGGGCGAGATGCTGGAACTGCCCGGCGAGACCTACGGCATGGCGCTCAACCTCGAGCGCGACTCGGTCGGCGCGGTTGTACTGGGTGATTACTCGCACCTCAACGAAGGCGACACCGTTCGCACGACGGGACGCATCCTCGAGGTGCCCATCGGCGAGGGGCTGCTCGGGCGTGTCGTCAATACGCTCGGTGAGCCGATCGACGGCAAGGGCGCCATCACCTTCGATCAGACCGCGCCCGTCGAGAAGGTCGCACCGGGTGTGATCGATCGCCAGTCGGTTGACCAGCCGGTTCAGACAGGGCTCAAGGCCATCGACTCGATGGTGCCGGTGGGACGCGGCCAGCGGGAGCTGATCATCGGCGACCGCCAGACCGGCAAGACGGCGGTGGCGGTCGACGCCATCATCAACCAGAAGAATACCGGCATTAAGTGCATCTACGTGGCGGTGGGCCAGAAGGCGTCCTCGATTGCCAACGTGGTCCGCAAGCTCGAAGAGCATGGTGCGCTCGACAACACCATCATCGTCGCCGCATCGGCAGCCGAGTCGGCAGCGCTGCAGTTCATTGCGCCCTACGCGGGCTGCACCATGGGCGAATTCTTCCGCGACCGGGGTGAAGACGCGCTGATCGTCTTCGATGATCTCTCCAAGCAGGCCGTGGCGTATCGCCAGGTGTCGCTGCTGCTGCGCCGGCCGCCGGGTCGCGAGGCCTTCCCCGGCGACGTCTTCTACCTCCATTCGCGGCTCCTCGAGCGGGCGGCGCGGATCAACGAGGCCGACGTCGAGCGGCGCACCAACGGCGAGGTCAAGGGCAAGACCGGGTCGCTAACCGCGCTCCCGATCATCGAGACTCAGGCCGGCGACGTCTCGGCATTCGTGCCGACCAACGTGATTTCCATCACCGACGGCCAGATCTACCTGGAGACCGACCTGTTTAACGCCGGTATCCGGCCGGCGATCAACGCCGGTCTGTCGGTGTCCCGCGTTGGCGGTTCGGCGCAGACCAAGATCGTCAAGAAGCTCGGTGGCGGTATCCGTCTCGCCCTCGCGCAGTATCGCGAGCTCGCGGCGTTCGCGCAGTTCGCCTCCGACCTCGACGAGTACACGCGCAAGCAGCTCGAGCGCGGTGAGCGCGCGATGGAAATCCTCAAGCAGGGTCAGTACGCCCCGCTGTCGGTGGCCTTTATGGCGCTGTCGCTGTTCGCCCTCAACGAGGGTTATCTCGACGATCTCGACAACAAGAAAGTCAGTGACTTCGAGGCCACTCTGCATCAGCATGTGGCGAACAACGCGGTCGAGCTCATGCAGAAGATCAACGACACCGGGGACTACACCGATGAAATCAAGGACCAGCTCACGGCGGTTCTCGATGATTTCAAGGCAACGGGTACCTGGTAA